The Gemmatimonadales bacterium nucleotide sequence GCCGAGCGCGCGAGCCGCTGGTGGCCGGCGAGTCGGTCGACGTCGTGCTCTCCAACTGCGTGCTCAATCTGGTCCGCCCCGCGGACAAGGTGCAGCTCTTCGACGAGATCTTTCGGGTGGTGCGCCGCGGCGGCCGAGTGGCCATCAGCGACATCGTGAGCGACGAGGACGTGCCCGACGCGATGCGGCGCGACCCGGAACTCTGGTCCGGCTGCATCTCGGGCGCGCTCCGGGAGGACGAGTTCCTCGACGCCTTCGACCGCGCGGGGTTCTACGGCATGCGCATCGCCAAGCGCGACGAGCGGCCGTGGCGGACGGTCGAGGGCATCGAGTTCCGCTCGGTCACCGTCACCGCGCACAAGGGCAAGCAGGGCCGCTGCCTCGAGCGGCGCCAGGCGGTGATCTATCGCGGCCCGTGGAAGCGCGTGATTGACGACGACGGCCACGTGCTCGAACGCGGCCAGCGGATGGCGGTGTGCGACAAGACCTTTGCGCTGTACGGGAAGGAGCCCTACGCGAGCGACATCCTGCCGGTGCCGCCGCTGGCGGAGGTGCCGCTCGATGAAGCGGCGGAATTCGATTGCCGCGGCACGGCGCGGCGCCACCCGCGCGAGACGAAGGGCGCTGACTACCGCGCGACCGACGCCGGCGCCGAATCGTGCTGCGGCCCGGAAGGGTGCTGCTGACTCAGGCCACGGCGCCGCCGCACGAGCTGCCCGCGCCCGCGGTGCAGCCGAAGCAGTGTGGTCCGGTCACGATGCTGCGCGCGTCGAGCGCGTCGCGGACGGCATCGAAGATGGTGCGCGGTGCGGGTGCCGCGAGCGGCAGCTCCAACATCTGGTTGAAGTCGCAATCGTAGAGGGTGCCGTCCCAGCCGACCGAGAGCGTGTTGCGACACATGACGCCGGCCGCCGCCGCGGGGTTGTACGCCGCCACCAGCCGCGCCATGTACTCCTCGGTCTTGTCCTGCTTCTCCAGAAACTCGAGGAATCGGCTGATCGGCATGTTGGTGATGGTGTAGAGGTGATCGAAGGCGATGCCGTAGCGCGTCATCATCTGCCGCTTCCAATGGGCCTCGAGCGAGCGCTGGTTGCCTGGCAGATAGGTGCCGACCGGATTGGTGACGAGATCGAGCACGAGGCCCGTGCCCTGGCCGTAGCCCAGCTCATTGAAGCGGCGGAGCGCCGCGATCGACTCCTCGAAGACGCCCTCGCCGCGCTGCGCGTCGGTCTCCCGCGCCTGGAAGTACGGCAGCGACGCCACCACCTCGACGCGGTGCTCGGCCAGGAGCGCCGGGATGTCCGCGTAGTTCGGCAGCAGCGTCGCGGTGAGATTGCAGCGGTGCATGACGCGGCGGCCCGTGGCCGAGGCGCGCACGATGATCTCGCGAAAGTCGGGATGCAGCTCGGGTGCGCCGCCGGTGACGTCGAGCGTAGGCACCTCTTCGCGCTCGAAGAACGCGAGGCAGGCCTCCATCACCGCTCGCGGCATCACCTCGGTGCGATCGGGGCCGGCGTCCACGTGGCAATGCGCGCAGGTCTGGTTGCAGCGCTTGCCGAGGTTGATCTGGAGGATGTCGACGCGGGTGGCGGTGAGCGGAAAGAGGCCCGAGTCGGCCAGCGCGTCGTCGAAGCGGCGCGCGACCGGCACCCGGTCGAGACGATCGCGCTGCACGGCTGCCGCGGCGAGCGGCGCGCGGGCCTTGGCGAGCGTGGGAAGGACTCGGCCCATGCGGTTACATCCCGAGATCGTCGACGTGGTTGAGCATCTGCACCCCGTGTACGAGCGAGGCGCCGCCCCGGATTGCCGCGGCGACGTGCACCGCCTCGGTCATCTCGTCGAGGTTGGAGCCCTTCTCCAGCGCGTCCTTCGAGTAGGCGTCGATGCAATAGGGGCACTGCACCGCGTGCGCCACCGCGAGCGCGATGAGCGACTTCTCCCGCGCCGAGAGCGCGCCCTCGGCGAACACGGCGTTGTAGTAGTCGAAGAACCTGGCCGCCAGCTCGGGCGAGCCGCGCCCGATCTCGCTGAAGCGGCCGAGGTCGTGCCGGTCGTAGTAGCTGGGGCGCTCGCCGGTGCGTGAGGAGGAATCCGACATTGGCTGGTGCACTCCGGGAGGAAGGACCCCAATATAACGGCGTGATTGCGTCCGGGGTTTCCCCGCCGGAGGTGTCGGTCGTCATTCCCACCCTGGACGAGGCGGGAGCGATCGGACATCTGCTGGACGATCTGAGCACGCTGGCTCCGCCGCACGAGGTGATCGTGGCGGACGGCGGGAGCGGAGACGGCACGCCCGCCGTCGCGGCGGCGCGCGGCGCACGCGTGATCGAGGGGCCGCGTGGACGGGGCGGCCAGCTTCGCGCCGGTGCAGCCGCCGCGCGCGCGCCGGTGCTCTGCTTTCTGCACGCGGACGTGCGGCTCGACACGGCGG carries:
- a CDS encoding methyltransferase domain-containing protein; its protein translation is MGIATNPEQAVLDRYARAAQEREAALCCPVDYDPRYLAVIPDEIKERDYGCGDPSAFVREGDTVLDLGSGGGKICYIAAQIVGPAGRVIGVDMNDQMLALAERHRAAIGDRLGYHNVEFRKGRIQDLRLDLTRCDAYLSAHPVRGSAELAAFEAFADESRAREPLVAGESVDVVLSNCVLNLVRPADKVQLFDEIFRVVRRGGRVAISDIVSDEDVPDAMRRDPELWSGCISGALREDEFLDAFDRAGFYGMRIAKRDERPWRTVEGIEFRSVTVTAHKGKQGRCLERRQAVIYRGPWKRVIDDDGHVLERGQRMAVCDKTFALYGKEPYASDILPVPPLAEVPLDEAAEFDCRGTARRHPRETKGADYRATDAGAESCCGPEGCC
- the arsS gene encoding arsenosugar biosynthesis radical SAM (seleno)protein ArsS (Some members of this family are selenoproteins.), whose amino-acid sequence is MGRVLPTLAKARAPLAAAAVQRDRLDRVPVARRFDDALADSGLFPLTATRVDILQINLGKRCNQTCAHCHVDAGPDRTEVMPRAVMEACLAFFEREEVPTLDVTGGAPELHPDFREIIVRASATGRRVMHRCNLTATLLPNYADIPALLAEHRVEVVASLPYFQARETDAQRGEGVFEESIAALRRFNELGYGQGTGLVLDLVTNPVGTYLPGNQRSLEAHWKRQMMTRYGIAFDHLYTITNMPISRFLEFLEKQDKTEEYMARLVAAYNPAAAAGVMCRNTLSVGWDGTLYDCDFNQMLELPLAAPAPRTIFDAVRDALDARSIVTGPHCFGCTAGAGSSCGGAVA
- a CDS encoding arsenosugar biosynthesis-associated peroxidase-like protein — translated: MSDSSSRTGERPSYYDRHDLGRFSEIGRGSPELAARFFDYYNAVFAEGALSAREKSLIALAVAHAVQCPYCIDAYSKDALEKGSNLDEMTEAVHVAAAIRGGASLVHGVQMLNHVDDLGM